In one window of Methanolobus mangrovi DNA:
- a CDS encoding TIGR00725 family protein: MIQIGVIGAGSCDTELRRTAEEVGAEIAKNNAIMLCGGLGGVMEAAAFGAKKQGGTTIGILPGNSRQSANPCIDIAIVTDMGHARNVIIAQSSDALIAVGGEYGTLSEIAHSLKMGKTVVILDSKWEIEGTIKAKNSKDAVRIAIDSIKVK; this comes from the coding sequence ATGATACAGATAGGAGTCATTGGTGCCGGTTCCTGTGACACAGAACTAAGAAGAACAGCGGAGGAAGTAGGTGCTGAAATTGCAAAAAATAATGCAATAATGCTTTGTGGAGGACTTGGTGGAGTGATGGAAGCAGCAGCATTCGGTGCTAAAAAACAAGGAGGGACTACAATTGGCATCCTACCTGGAAACAGCCGTCAAAGTGCTAACCCCTGCATCGACATCGCAATTGTAACAGATATGGGACATGCCAGGAACGTTATAATAGCCCAATCATCAGACGCTTTGATAGCTGTTGGCGGGGAATATGGCACGCTATCTGAGATAGCACATTCACTTAAAATGGGAAAAACTGTAGTTATACTGGACTCTAAGTGGGAGATCGAGGGCACCATTAAAGCAAAAAACTCAAAAGATGCGGTCAGAATTGCTATTGACAGCATCAAGGTAAAATAA
- a CDS encoding DNA topoisomerase I, giving the protein MHLIIAEKHIAAKRIAAILAPGKTKQVRVSGVDTYEYESEEGTKIFIGLSGHIVKLDFPKAYNNWQKVEAKELIDADVITTSTQVKIVAALKKLGKTATKVTIATDYDREGELIGVEALDIIREVNPDVVFERVHYSAITPKAIDDAFSNPTNVDFDLADAGHSRQVIDLVWGASMTRYISLAAGRLGKMFLSVGRVQSPTLSLIVEREKERDAFIPRPYWELSAMLESKSGVIFKAEHRTKRFWEKAEVDAAMGNVSVGDDALVTELTTSEKIDKPPTPFNTTEFIGAASSIGFTAANAMRIAETLYTNGFISYPRTDNTVYPESLDLRAQIEIFKTGAFKQYALKLLEKEELVPTKGKKETTDHPPIFPASLAKKSEMNEQEWKLYELVVRRFFATFADPAKWETIRSKFDINGEDFKANGARLVVPGWRWYYHYNAPEDRLLPELNEGDKLKVDKVEVEAKETQPPGRYGQGRLIKIMEDMGLGTKATRHEIISKLYSRAYVHGNPLQPTKTAIAVVDTLETFAPTMSKPDMTSKLEADMDRIAEGEIPEDEVLNESREMLGLIFKELEINKEDISESLRAGLREDKIIGVCSNCQSNLMVMRSKRGSRFIGCDGYPDCTFALPLPRSGQVVVTDKLCEEHGMYHIRIINSGKRPWNLGCPHCNFLEWQKSQEEEKEKNGTDKERPKTINDISGIGKVTAEKLSDAGICNVNDLCTADAVELAKVTSIPVKKIKNWQSEIA; this is encoded by the coding sequence ATGCATCTCATCATAGCAGAGAAACACATTGCAGCAAAAAGGATAGCAGCGATCCTGGCCCCCGGGAAGACCAAACAGGTTCGTGTAAGCGGAGTGGATACCTATGAATATGAATCCGAGGAAGGAACAAAGATATTCATAGGACTTAGCGGTCACATAGTTAAACTGGACTTCCCAAAAGCCTATAATAACTGGCAAAAAGTAGAGGCTAAAGAGCTCATTGACGCAGATGTAATCACGACTTCGACACAAGTGAAAATAGTAGCTGCACTGAAAAAACTGGGAAAAACAGCTACAAAAGTAACCATTGCAACTGACTACGACAGGGAAGGAGAACTCATTGGAGTTGAAGCCCTGGACATAATAAGAGAAGTCAATCCTGATGTAGTATTTGAACGTGTACACTACAGTGCCATTACCCCAAAGGCTATTGACGATGCTTTTTCAAACCCCACCAACGTTGACTTCGATCTGGCAGATGCCGGACATTCACGACAGGTTATAGACCTAGTGTGGGGAGCTTCAATGACCCGTTATATATCTCTTGCTGCCGGGCGCCTTGGGAAAATGTTCCTTTCTGTAGGAAGGGTTCAGTCACCCACTCTTTCACTAATAGTGGAACGTGAGAAGGAAAGAGATGCTTTTATCCCAAGGCCATATTGGGAACTATCAGCAATGCTGGAGAGCAAAAGCGGAGTGATTTTTAAGGCAGAACATCGTACAAAGCGCTTCTGGGAGAAAGCAGAAGTAGATGCTGCAATGGGAAATGTCTCTGTAGGTGATGATGCTCTTGTGACAGAGCTCACTACTTCCGAGAAGATAGACAAACCGCCAACGCCTTTCAATACTACAGAATTCATCGGTGCTGCTAGCTCCATCGGTTTTACAGCCGCTAATGCAATGAGAATTGCTGAGACACTTTATACAAACGGTTTCATCTCATACCCGAGAACCGACAACACCGTCTACCCTGAAAGTTTGGATCTCAGAGCACAGATAGAGATATTCAAGACCGGTGCTTTCAAACAATATGCACTCAAATTACTTGAAAAAGAAGAACTTGTCCCAACTAAAGGCAAGAAAGAAACAACAGACCACCCCCCTATCTTTCCTGCATCCCTTGCGAAAAAGTCAGAAATGAATGAGCAGGAATGGAAACTTTATGAACTCGTGGTCAGGCGCTTTTTTGCGACATTTGCAGACCCGGCCAAATGGGAGACCATCAGGTCAAAGTTCGATATAAACGGAGAGGATTTCAAAGCAAATGGTGCAAGACTCGTTGTTCCGGGATGGAGATGGTATTATCATTACAATGCACCTGAAGACAGGCTGTTACCAGAGCTGAACGAAGGCGATAAGCTCAAAGTGGACAAAGTGGAAGTTGAAGCTAAAGAGACACAACCACCCGGAAGATACGGCCAGGGCAGACTCATTAAGATAATGGAAGATATGGGACTTGGTACCAAGGCAACACGCCATGAGATCATCAGCAAGCTCTATTCCAGAGCATATGTGCATGGAAACCCCCTGCAACCTACAAAGACCGCAATTGCAGTTGTGGATACCCTTGAAACGTTTGCACCTACGATGTCCAAACCAGACATGACAAGTAAACTTGAAGCTGATATGGACAGGATAGCAGAGGGCGAGATACCGGAAGACGAAGTGTTGAATGAATCCAGGGAAATGCTAGGACTAATATTCAAAGAACTTGAAATAAACAAGGAAGATATCAGCGAATCACTGCGTGCCGGTCTTCGTGAGGACAAGATTATTGGCGTCTGTTCTAATTGCCAGTCTAACCTCATGGTAATGAGATCAAAACGAGGATCTCGCTTTATAGGATGTGACGGTTATCCGGACTGTACTTTTGCATTGCCATTACCACGATCTGGGCAGGTAGTGGTTACGGATAAATTGTGTGAGGAACATGGAATGTACCACATACGCATCATAAATTCAGGAAAAAGACCCTGGAATCTGGGATGTCCTCATTGTAATTTCCTTGAATGGCAGAAATCGCAGGAAGAAGAAAAAGAGAAGAACGGTACTGACAAGGAACGTCCGAAAACCATCAATGATATATCAGGAATTGGAAAAGTTACTGCGGAAAAACTATCCGATGCCGGAATTTGCAATGTGAATGATTTGTGTACAGCAGATGCTGTAGAACTTGCGAAAGTTACAAGTATACCTGTTAAGAAAATAAAGAACTGGCAATCTGAGATTGCATAG
- the xth gene encoding exodeoxyribonuclease III: MSKIRIISWNVNGIRAVHKKGFLDWLNEERPDILCIQETKANRDQLPPELLEVDGYHNYFASAQKKGYSGVALYTKKEPVDIKCGFGIDKFDTEGRVQIADYGDFVLFNIYFPNGKASDERLEYKMEFYDAFLEYANTLKSKGKKLIICGDVNTAHKEIDLARPKENENISGFLPEERAWIDKLLNKGYVDTLRMYNSEPENYTWWSMRTKARERNVGWRIDYFFASENVKDNIKDAFIMPEVMGSDHCPIGIDLEF, encoded by the coding sequence ATGAGCAAGATCAGGATTATTTCATGGAATGTTAATGGCATCAGGGCGGTTCACAAAAAAGGTTTTCTTGACTGGCTTAATGAGGAAAGGCCGGATATACTCTGTATCCAGGAGACAAAAGCCAACAGGGACCAGCTTCCCCCTGAACTGCTTGAAGTTGATGGTTATCACAACTATTTTGCCTCTGCTCAGAAAAAAGGATACAGCGGAGTGGCACTCTATACTAAAAAAGAACCTGTCGATATTAAATGTGGTTTTGGAATTGATAAGTTCGATACTGAGGGACGTGTCCAGATCGCTGATTACGGGGACTTTGTTCTCTTTAATATATACTTCCCTAACGGAAAAGCATCCGATGAAAGGCTCGAATACAAAATGGAATTCTATGATGCTTTCCTTGAGTATGCCAATACCCTCAAATCCAAAGGTAAGAAGCTTATAATATGCGGAGACGTCAATACTGCGCACAAGGAAATAGACCTTGCACGCCCGAAAGAAAATGAAAATATCTCAGGTTTCCTGCCGGAGGAACGCGCCTGGATCGATAAGCTCCTGAACAAAGGTTATGTGGACACTTTAAGAATGTACAATAGTGAGCCTGAGAACTATACTTGGTGGAGCATGCGGACAAAGGCAAGGGAAAGAAATGTCGGCTGGAGAATTGATTACTTCTTTGCAAGTGAAAATGTCAAAGATAATATCAAAGATGCATTCATTATGCCTGAAGTGATGGGTTCAGATCATTGCCCTATAGGTATTGACCTTGAATTCTAA
- a CDS encoding type II/IV secretion system ATPase subunit translates to MSNISGDRTGDKDDESGLPVETIMVEDSLSSSDVKEDLSLDSEDPVEDMPVDTGSASVSPAGHLVEISDMSGREDYKEHEDIKDEPDVLGEFLSAEEDEFIDELADLILPDSEPVSIDSLKSRVDDLYIPFYNDIDVPYDKESFWRNVISEIYGEEPIEEELIVDDEEPESLLDRATKLFSRNTLYIEPYNIVEHGPIVDLTIPVDSTFKEIELYEVNPLYGYVRIAYDPESHEYQYQTIEPVLTEKEQELLEAIKLKFVETLDVNLKEISRKNAEKFLKENVINYLQEYRIDISPRKRERVIYHIVRDFVGYGEIDVLMRDPNLEDISCDGPNTPIYVYHKGYNSIPSDIEFPSDAVLDSFAIRIAQICGRHISIARPILDATMPDGSRIQMTLGREITTRGSTFTIRRFKDNPISPTNLVDFHTFSTAMMAYLWLSVESNKSLIFAGGTASGKTTAMNAVSLFIQPEMKIVSIEDTRELNLSHPNWIPGVTRQAFSGEEKGSIEMYELLRASLRQRPEYIIVGEVRGAEAYVLFQAMSTGHTTFSTMHADSVQSVVHRLENPPINVPRIMIQALDLVAIQVQIKVGGERVRRCKSLTEVVGVDPRTGELLTNDVFTWDAAKDMFQYSGRSYVIESVMEDRGWTEEKVRDELKQRQDILEWARNKRITNFRDFAKIVVAYGREPEMIIKKVRQELDV, encoded by the coding sequence TTGAGTAATATTTCAGGTGACCGAACTGGGGATAAGGATGATGAAAGCGGTCTTCCAGTTGAGACAATAATGGTTGAAGATAGTTTATCTTCTTCTGATGTGAAAGAAGACCTCTCATTAGATTCCGAAGACCCAGTCGAAGATATGCCTGTAGATACGGGTTCAGCTTCAGTTTCTCCTGCAGGTCATCTTGTTGAAATCTCTGATATGTCTGGTAGGGAGGACTATAAAGAGCACGAGGATATAAAGGATGAACCGGATGTATTGGGGGAATTTCTGTCCGCGGAAGAGGATGAATTTATAGATGAACTTGCGGATCTTATATTGCCGGACTCGGAACCTGTAAGTATTGATAGCTTAAAAAGCAGGGTTGATGACCTTTATATTCCTTTTTATAATGATATTGATGTTCCATATGACAAGGAGTCCTTCTGGAGAAATGTCATTTCAGAGATATATGGGGAAGAACCCATAGAGGAAGAATTAATTGTAGATGATGAAGAACCAGAGTCATTGCTGGATCGTGCCACTAAACTTTTTTCCAGAAACACTCTCTATATAGAACCTTATAATATTGTAGAACATGGTCCTATAGTAGATCTGACAATACCTGTTGACAGCACTTTCAAGGAAATTGAGCTATATGAGGTAAATCCTCTGTATGGTTATGTAAGGATTGCATACGATCCTGAATCTCATGAGTATCAGTACCAGACTATAGAGCCGGTTCTGACTGAAAAGGAACAGGAACTTCTGGAAGCCATCAAGCTAAAGTTCGTCGAAACCCTTGATGTGAATCTAAAAGAGATATCCCGTAAGAATGCAGAAAAATTCCTTAAGGAAAATGTGATTAATTATTTACAGGAATATCGTATAGACATCTCACCACGAAAAAGAGAGAGGGTAATTTATCATATTGTTCGTGATTTTGTAGGGTATGGCGAAATCGATGTTTTAATGAGGGATCCAAATCTGGAAGATATTTCCTGTGATGGTCCTAATACGCCTATATATGTTTACCACAAGGGGTACAATTCAATACCGTCGGATATAGAATTCCCTTCTGATGCAGTATTGGATTCTTTCGCTATCCGGATCGCCCAGATATGTGGCAGGCATATATCGATTGCAAGACCAATACTTGATGCTACTATGCCTGATGGTTCACGTATCCAGATGACACTGGGCAGGGAGATTACTACTCGTGGTAGTACTTTTACTATCAGGCGATTCAAGGATAACCCTATCAGTCCTACCAATCTTGTTGATTTCCATACTTTTTCGACTGCCATGATGGCCTATCTCTGGTTGTCTGTAGAGTCAAATAAAAGTCTGATCTTTGCCGGAGGTACGGCATCAGGTAAGACTACTGCTATGAATGCAGTTTCTCTCTTCATCCAGCCGGAAATGAAGATAGTTTCTATTGAGGATACAAGGGAACTGAACCTTTCTCATCCTAACTGGATTCCGGGAGTTACCCGGCAGGCATTTTCGGGTGAGGAGAAAGGTTCCATTGAGATGTATGAGCTTCTGAGGGCATCTTTGAGGCAGAGGCCTGAATATATTATTGTGGGTGAGGTTCGTGGAGCTGAAGCCTATGTGCTTTTCCAGGCAATGTCTACAGGCCATACTACATTCTCAACAATGCATGCTGATTCTGTGCAATCTGTGGTACATAGGCTGGAGAATCCTCCTATCAATGTTCCAAGGATTATGATACAGGCTCTTGATCTTGTGGCAATACAGGTACAGATCAAGGTTGGCGGTGAGCGTGTAAGACGTTGTAAATCACTGACGGAGGTAGTAGGTGTGGATCCTCGTACGGGTGAACTTCTTACCAATGACGTTTTTACCTGGGATGCTGCAAAGGATATGTTCCAGTATTCGGGTAGATCCTATGTTATAGAAAGTGTTATGGAAGACCGCGGATGGACTGAAGAGAAGGTCCGTGATGAGTTAAAACAAAGGCAGGATATTCTTGAATGGGCTCGCAATAAAAGGATTACGAACTTCAGGGATTTTGCAAAGATAGTGGTGGCTTATGGCCGTGAGCCGGAAATGATCATAAAAAAAGTAAGGCAGGAATTGGATGTCTAG
- a CDS encoding Fur family transcriptional regulator, which yields MKQSDIKYTNQRIEILDFLREFDGHPTVDDVYEGVRQKLTRISKATVYNNLKFLAEKGLIKEVNVKGVSRFESNLIPHHHTICLECGEIQDYESEELSEYAMSIAKEIDDFKIGSTDTNFYGICKKCMEME from the coding sequence ATGAAACAGTCAGACATCAAGTACACAAACCAGCGGATCGAGATCCTGGATTTCCTCAGGGAATTTGATGGTCATCCTACCGTAGATGATGTCTATGAGGGAGTAAGGCAAAAATTAACACGGATCAGTAAGGCCACCGTTTATAATAATCTGAAATTTCTGGCCGAAAAGGGACTGATCAAGGAGGTGAACGTTAAGGGGGTTTCAAGGTTCGAATCCAATCTAATACCTCACCATCACACAATTTGTCTGGAGTGTGGAGAAATACAGGACTATGAATCGGAAGAGCTTAGCGAATATGCCATGAGCATAGCAAAAGAGATAGATGATTTCAAAATAGGATCGACAGACACTAATTTTTATGGTATATGCAAAAAATGCATGGAGATGGAGTAA
- a CDS encoding MBL fold metallo-hydrolase, whose product MELEFKGACREVGRSAVLVDDKLMMDYGVSPGEHVKYPLNGARPEAVLLSHAHIDHSGAIPNLMDLEPDVYMTPPTFDLTHMLAKDTLRIAEREGEMPIYDSIDLSKFAHQTKQVDTGVKLHVHGYDVEFLSAGHIPGASAIHVRDKENKSLFYTGDINTDDTRLVLGAIDFPDSDILITESTYFGDEHPPRKEVEKEFIDSVQDTLNIGGSVVIPAFAIGRTQEILMLLDAYGIRAYVDGMGVEAYKIMLRHPEYLHNPTHLKKAFDNATLVSGHKRDKIKLESSVIVTTAGMLNGGPVLYYINKLYKDPKSKIILTGYQVEGTNGRMAMDTGNIDNDGIIQHLKPKIEQYDFSAHSGDRELKEMVRDFCNRGTEHVFTMHGDNCEGFADWVKEEIGVEAFAPELGERFTI is encoded by the coding sequence ATGGAACTGGAATTCAAGGGTGCATGCAGGGAAGTAGGAAGATCGGCAGTTCTTGTCGATGATAAACTGATGATGGATTACGGAGTATCTCCAGGAGAACACGTAAAGTACCCTTTGAATGGGGCACGTCCTGAGGCTGTGCTTTTATCGCATGCACACATAGACCATTCCGGTGCAATTCCAAATCTCATGGACCTTGAACCTGATGTCTACATGACACCACCTACTTTTGATTTGACACATATGCTGGCAAAGGACACATTGAGAATCGCAGAAAGAGAAGGAGAGATGCCAATATATGATTCCATTGATCTTTCAAAGTTTGCCCATCAGACAAAACAGGTGGATACAGGAGTTAAATTACACGTCCACGGATACGATGTTGAATTCCTTAGTGCAGGACACATACCCGGTGCCTCAGCAATCCATGTAAGGGATAAAGAGAATAAAAGCCTGTTCTATACAGGAGACATCAATACTGATGATACACGACTGGTTCTCGGTGCAATTGACTTTCCGGATTCAGACATACTGATAACCGAGAGCACATATTTTGGGGATGAACACCCACCGCGCAAGGAAGTTGAAAAAGAATTCATAGATTCCGTCCAGGATACACTTAACATAGGAGGCAGTGTCGTAATTCCTGCTTTTGCCATCGGGAGAACACAGGAAATACTAATGCTCCTGGATGCATACGGCATCAGGGCCTATGTTGACGGAATGGGCGTAGAGGCATACAAGATAATGTTAAGACACCCTGAATACCTGCATAATCCCACGCACCTTAAAAAGGCATTTGATAATGCAACCCTGGTAAGTGGTCACAAGAGAGATAAGATAAAACTTGAATCTTCAGTAATTGTAACTACGGCCGGAATGCTCAATGGCGGACCTGTGCTCTATTACATAAACAAACTGTACAAGGATCCAAAATCTAAGATAATACTTACAGGATACCAGGTAGAGGGCACCAACGGCAGAATGGCAATGGATACCGGCAACATAGACAATGATGGAATTATCCAGCATCTCAAACCAAAAATAGAGCAGTATGATTTTTCCGCCCATTCCGGGGACAGGGAACTCAAAGAAATGGTAAGGGATTTCTGTAACAGGGGAACTGAGCATGTCTTCACAATGCATGGAGATAACTGCGAAGGCTTTGCAGACTGGGTTAAAGAAGAAATAGGCGTTGAGGCTTTTGCACCTGAATTAGGTGAACGCTTTACTATATAA
- a CDS encoding DUF367 family protein: MTPDAEKDIKLFLYHAKQCDPKKCTGKKMARFGLVNLSEKIERIPSRSILLDPMAEKALSPEDSAKKGITVLDCSWEEVERVFPQLLRMRLEHRALPYLVAANPVNFGRPFKLTSVEAFAAALYILGNKQQAETVMSKFNWGHTFLELNHEPLEEYSQAKDSKDILRIQSEYM, encoded by the coding sequence ATGACACCTGATGCTGAAAAAGACATTAAGCTCTTCCTATACCATGCGAAGCAATGTGACCCGAAAAAGTGCACCGGTAAGAAAATGGCACGATTCGGACTTGTAAACTTGTCCGAAAAAATAGAAAGAATACCTTCAAGGTCAATATTGCTTGACCCTATGGCTGAAAAAGCCCTGTCACCTGAGGACAGTGCTAAAAAAGGCATTACGGTTCTGGACTGTTCATGGGAAGAAGTTGAAAGGGTTTTCCCACAACTACTACGAATGAGACTTGAACACCGTGCACTCCCATACCTTGTTGCTGCTAATCCTGTAAATTTTGGAAGACCTTTCAAGCTCACATCTGTAGAGGCTTTTGCTGCTGCCCTATATATACTTGGAAATAAACAGCAGGCAGAGACAGTTATGTCCAAGTTCAACTGGGGACACACATTCCTCGAACTAAACCATGAGCCCCTTGAGGAATACTCACAGGCAAAGGATAGCAAGGATATCCTGAGGATACAGAGCGAGTATATGTAA
- a CDS encoding type II secretion system F family protein: protein MSSLYPLLAYNLFGKYYEKKRLDFFGLRHSLLKNRMDMAYDVYMSCALLTSIISSFVALIGISFIMLIFGVPDIRATRIMFPAWVEPLLQYKSIFLGLLFVVIFTAMVFIVVYKLFQVYPSIMAGDRKRRIDSMLPYAVNYMSAMSGAGVLPVDLFRSLATNDIYGEMSVECRYLVRDLEILGQDLVSAMKNLAVTTPSSALQDFLQGAITVVTSGGQLESYFRIKTDQYIMENRQSQKEFLETLGLLGETYVTAFVAGPLFLVVVISIMSIMGNAQMAFLYIIIYALIPIGSIMYVVVISMLTPEA, encoded by the coding sequence ATGTCTAGTCTGTATCCGCTCCTTGCTTACAATCTTTTCGGGAAGTATTACGAAAAGAAAAGGCTTGATTTCTTTGGCCTTAGGCATAGTCTCCTGAAGAACAGGATGGACATGGCTTATGATGTTTACATGTCCTGCGCACTACTGACTTCAATTATTAGTTCTTTTGTTGCTCTTATTGGAATTTCATTCATTATGCTGATATTCGGGGTTCCTGATATAAGGGCAACCAGGATTATGTTTCCTGCATGGGTGGAACCACTTCTTCAATACAAGTCTATCTTTCTTGGATTGCTGTTTGTAGTTATTTTCACTGCTATGGTGTTTATAGTTGTTTACAAGTTGTTCCAGGTTTATCCTTCTATAATGGCGGGTGACAGAAAAAGAAGGATTGACAGCATGCTTCCATATGCTGTGAACTACATGTCTGCAATGTCCGGTGCAGGTGTGCTCCCTGTAGATCTTTTCAGGTCACTTGCGACAAATGATATCTATGGTGAGATGTCAGTGGAGTGCCGCTATCTGGTACGTGATCTTGAGATACTTGGTCAGGATCTTGTCAGTGCAATGAAGAATCTTGCAGTTACAACTCCTTCCAGTGCATTGCAGGACTTCCTGCAGGGTGCAATTACGGTTGTGACATCCGGTGGTCAGCTTGAATCCTATTTCAGAATAAAGACGGATCAATATATCATGGAGAACCGTCAGAGCCAGAAAGAATTCCTTGAGACATTGGGTCTTCTTGGTGAAACCTATGTGACGGCTTTTGTTGCCGGTCCTCTTTTTCTTGTGGTGGTCATATCCATTATGTCTATCATGGGAAATGCACAGATGGCTTTCCTCTATATCATTATTTACGCATTGATACCAATTGGCAGCATAATGTATGTGGTAGTCATCAGTATGCTTACTCCGGAGGCATAA
- the minD gene encoding cell division ATPase MinD, with translation MTATIFTIVSGKGGVGTTTAAINLSAALAGFAKNTLIIDTDIGMPTVGLMLGIETSKASLHDVLAGTAELKDAIYDGPNNLHVLPGSISLHSFVNANTDAISDILDTVKEKYDYVIIDSPTGINKNSILSISLADEVIQVMNPDIVSLAGAMKIQTISDSMGKPFRGVFINRTGVNPNELSNDRIESTLGLRILETIIEDNSVRNSLAFKTPVVMKYPGSPVAVCFNRQAAEIAGIKAPVEDLSAEVKEKKKKGKRFSLSKNKE, from the coding sequence ATGACAGCAACAATTTTTACTATTGTTTCAGGGAAGGGTGGTGTCGGCACAACTACGGCTGCTATAAATCTCAGTGCTGCACTTGCAGGGTTTGCAAAAAATACTCTAATAATTGATACTGATATTGGAATGCCCACAGTTGGGCTGATGTTGGGTATCGAAACTTCAAAGGCAAGTCTTCATGACGTTCTTGCAGGCACTGCAGAGCTAAAGGATGCCATATATGACGGCCCTAACAATTTGCATGTTCTTCCGGGAAGTATTTCACTTCATAGTTTTGTAAATGCAAATACAGATGCTATTAGTGATATTCTGGATACTGTAAAAGAAAAGTATGATTACGTGATTATAGATTCTCCTACGGGTATCAACAAAAACTCAATATTATCCATATCACTTGCAGATGAAGTTATTCAGGTAATGAATCCGGATATCGTATCTCTTGCAGGCGCAATGAAAATACAGACTATTTCTGACAGTATGGGCAAACCGTTCCGTGGGGTCTTCATTAACAGGACTGGCGTTAATCCAAATGAATTAAGCAATGACAGGATAGAGTCTACTCTTGGGCTTCGGATTCTGGAGACCATAATTGAAGATAATAGCGTAAGGAATTCTTTAGCTTTTAAAACACCAGTTGTTATGAAATATCCAGGCTCTCCTGTGGCTGTCTGCTTCAATCGCCAGGCAGCTGAGATTGCAGGCATAAAGGCTCCGGTAGAGGATCTGTCGGCAGAAGTAAAAGAAAAGAAAAAGAAGGGCAAGAGATTCTCATTGTCAAAAAACAAGGAATGA
- a CDS encoding ferritin-like domain-containing protein, producing the protein MGTKGVEILDLDVNELIGLLNKALADEWLAYYQYWIGAKVVKGPMREATVAELLQHATDELRHADMVSNRIIQLGGTPVLSPMDWEKFSNCGYESPEDPFVKKILAQNIKGEQCAIQVYNSILGKVKDKDPVTYEMVLQILTDEIEHEDDLQAIMEDIELMQRMD; encoded by the coding sequence ATGGGAACAAAAGGTGTTGAAATACTTGATCTAGATGTCAACGAATTGATTGGTTTACTGAACAAGGCACTTGCAGACGAGTGGCTTGCATACTACCAGTACTGGATTGGTGCAAAAGTAGTCAAAGGCCCTATGAGAGAAGCTACTGTAGCCGAACTTCTCCAACACGCCACAGATGAACTGCGACATGCTGATATGGTATCCAACAGGATAATACAGCTTGGTGGAACACCGGTCCTCTCTCCAATGGACTGGGAAAAATTCAGCAACTGTGGATACGAATCTCCTGAGGATCCATTTGTGAAAAAGATCCTTGCACAGAACATCAAAGGAGAACAGTGTGCAATCCAGGTGTACAACTCCATACTCGGAAAGGTCAAGGATAAGGACCCTGTTACATACGAAATGGTATTACAGATCCTTACCGATGAGATCGAGCACGAAGATGACCTGCAGGCCATCATGGAAGATATCGAGCTTATGCAAAGAATGGATTAA
- a CDS encoding peroxiredoxin yields the protein MPLIGDDAPSFKAKTTMGEINFPNDYKGKWVILFSHPADFTPVCTTEFMTFATMQEEFRALNTELIGLSIDSIYAHIAWLRTIKEKIVYKGMKDVEVNFPVIEDLKMDVAKKFGMVQPNASDTQAVRAVFMMDPKAKVRAILYYPLSNGRNMDEIKRLILAMQKSDAENIATPANWQPGDDVIIPPPGSCGSAKERVETEEEGKYCLDWFMCLRKQS from the coding sequence ATGCCTCTTATAGGCGACGACGCACCGTCATTTAAAGCAAAAACAACAATGGGAGAAATTAATTTCCCTAATGATTACAAGGGGAAGTGGGTAATTCTTTTCAGCCACCCTGCTGACTTTACACCTGTATGTACAACCGAATTCATGACCTTTGCAACTATGCAGGAAGAATTCAGGGCCTTAAATACAGAACTTATCGGACTTTCCATCGACAGCATATATGCACACATTGCATGGCTACGGACGATCAAAGAAAAGATCGTGTACAAGGGAATGAAAGATGTCGAAGTGAATTTCCCGGTCATTGAAGATCTTAAGATGGATGTTGCAAAGAAGTTCGGAATGGTACAGCCAAATGCATCAGACACCCAGGCTGTAAGAGCAGTATTCATGATGGACCCAAAGGCAAAGGTAAGAGCGATCCTCTATTATCCACTGTCCAATGGAAGGAACATGGACGAGATCAAGAGACTTATCCTGGCAATGCAGAAGTCAGATGCTGAAAATATTGCAACCCCGGCCAACTGGCAACCAGGCGACGACGTAATCATTCCACCACCAGGATCATGCGGATCTGCAAAGGAAAGAGTTGAAACCGAAGAGGAAGGAAAGTACTGCCTTGACTGGTTCATGTGTCTCAGGAAACAGTCTTAA